The genomic DNA CGGCCGACAGGGACACGCACGACACTGTTCGTCCCGTCACCCCGGACAGAAGGGCCGCGATGTCATCCCCTGCAAGAGCTTCGGGCCCGGTCAGGCCAAGAGCCTTGCCTTCGTAACCCGGAGCGGTCAGCGCCTCGGCGGCGACATCCGCGATGTCGCGGGCGTCGATCCAGGCCACGGGGCCGCCCAGATCGTCATAGTACACGGCGTCCTTTGCAATGTTGCCGGCCTGCCACAGCAGGTTCTGCATGAAATAGGTCGGCTGGACAAAGGTCCAGTCAAGGCCGCTTTGCTTCAGCAGCTCCTGGGTTTCGGAATGCCACTTTCCAAAGGTCAGCCCCGCCTTGGGCGACGCGCCAAGCCCCGTGGCCACAACGATATGGCGCACGCCCGCGGCCTTGGCCGCCTCGATCACGTTCGCCTTCCACTGGCGCATGTTCAGATGGGCAGGCGTGACCAGGTATATCTTTTCTGCCCCGTCACAGGCCCGCGCCAGCGCGGCAGGGTCCGTGAAATCCGCTGCGACCGCCTCGCATCCTTTGGCCCTTAGCGCATCTAACTTGGAGGGGGCGCTGGTGACAGCGCGCACGGACGCGCCTTTTGCCAGAAGCGTATCGACGAGGGGCGCGCCAGTCGTGCCCGTGGCTCCGAAAACAGTGATCATGACTTTTCCTTTTGCAGGTCTGCGATGGGCTGAATGGTTTCCGGGTTGCTGATCGACGACAGATCGCCCGGATCTTCACCGAGAAAGGCGGCACGCACGACACGGCGCATGGTTTTCATGCTGCGGGTCTTGGGCAGCGCTTCGACAAAGTGGATCTCGCGCGGGCGGAAGGGCTTCGAGACGATCTCTCCGACACGATCCTTGAGCCGGTTCACGAGCTCCGCGTCCGGCGACACATTTGGGGCCGCCACGCAGACGCAGACGACGGCCACGCCCTTGATGTCATCAGGTGCCGCGATGGCAGCGGCGTCCACCACCTCTCCGGTTTCGGTCAGGGCCGCCTCGATCTCGGGCGGGCCGATGCGTTTGCCGGCGATGTTCAGCGTGTCGTCCGACCGGCCCAGGATATACCATGTCCCGTCCGGATCGCAGCGCACCCAGTCGCCGTGCCGCCAGAGGCCGGGGAAGGTGGACCAGTAGGTTTCAAGGTAGCGATCGCGGTCCCCCCAGATGGCCGGGGTCAGACCCAGAGGCGGCTGGGTCACGACCAGTTCGCCGACCTCGCCCGGTGCGGCTTCGCTGCCGTCCTGGCGCAGAACCTTGGCCCCGACACCCAGGGCCTGGGCCGAAAATCCGCCGGGCTTGAGCTCGTGCAGCACGGTCGAGGTCAGGATCGCGCCAAAAAGCTCGGTCCCGCCCGAGATGTTCAGCGGCACGGCGCGGCGGCGACAGATATGATCGAGCTGCCAGAGCCAGGCATCCTCGGTCCAGGGCTCGCCGGTCGAGGCGACGATGCGCAGGGACGACAAGTCGTAGCCCGACAAAGATTCAGTATCCTGCGTCATGAACTGCCGTACCAGGGTCGGGGCCACGCCGAGATGCGTGACCTCCATCTCGGACGCAAGACGCAACAGCCTGAAGGGATCGCCGGGCATTGATGGTGCGCCCTCGGCCAGCACCAGAGTCGAACCGGACAAGAGCACCGACAAAAGGGTAAGCGGTCCCATGACCCACCCCATGTCGGTCATCCAGAGGTGCCGGTCATCCCGTTTCATGTCGAGGCAAAGCAGGAAATCGGCCGTGGCCTTGGCCTGCACGCCCAGATGGGTATGCACGACGCCCTTGGGCCGTCCGGTGGTGCCTGACGTATAGGCGATCAGAAAGGTGGCTTCGGCCTTGACCGGAACGGCGGCAAGCTCCGGACTGGCGCGGCCCACGGTTTCGCTCCAGTCCAGATCGCGGGCGGGATCGGCTACCGCACCGCCGAACCGTCGCAGGCTGATCACGGTATGAACCGATGGCACGTCGGTCAAAGCCTGGGCGAGGCTCGCCTCCATCCAGACCGGCTTGCCTCGCCGGGGTGTGGCATCCGCTGTCAGCACCGCCACGGCATCCGCGTCGTTCAGGCGCGATACGATGGCATGAGGCGCAAAACCGGAAAACAGCGGCACCGCAACCGCGCCCAGCCGGGCAATCCCCAGAAGCGCGGCCTCGATTTCGGGGATCATCGGCATATAGATGCCCACCGCCTGACCGGGCCTTACACCGCGCGTGGCAAGGGCCGAGGCAACGCGGGAGGCTTCGGCGGTAAGGGCGGAATAGGTCCAGCGGCGGCGGCTTCCGTCTTCGCCGACCCAGTCGATTGCGACCTTGTCGCCCAAGCCATCGACAATTCGGGCGTCAAGACAGGTTTCCGTCAGATTCAAAGTACTCCCGACGGCCCACCGGATCGATTCGGGCCCTTCGGAGATATCTCGCAACCGGCTGTAGGGCCGCGCGAACCGTATCCCGGCATGGTCAATGATCCGGCCCCAGAACCAGTCTGGGTCTTCATTCGAACGGCGGACGAGTTCCTCGTAACTGTCAATGCCGCAGCCCGTCAGAAATGCGGTCAGAGTGCTTGTCCGCTGGATGTCAGAGCCTGGCTGAAACATTCGCAACCTTTCTAGAATGAAAAAGGGCCGCACAAAAGGCGCGGCCAGTCGGGGAGGTAACTCTTTTGGCACGGTTTGGCAGCAACGCCTGGTGTCCGGCGCTGCTGTCATGGCTTCAACCGTGCATGGACAAGCCGCCCGAAACCGAAATCACCTGGCCGGTAATGAACCCTGCGTCGTCCGACGACAGGAAGCAGATGATGCCAGGGTAATCCGTCGGCTGCGCCAGGCGCTTCATCGGAATCGCCCGCTTGAGACCTTCGGCGATCTTTTGACCTGCCTCGCCCTCGGCAAATTGAGCGAACAGAGGTGTGTCGGTCGGTCCCGGGGCGACCGCATTCAATTGTATACCTTTGCGCGCCAGCTCGCGCGCCACGGTCTTCGTGAACGAAATGATGCCGCCCTTGCAGGCTGAATAAACCGCCTCGCCGGATGACCCGACACGACCAGCGTCAGAGGCGATGTTAACCACGCGACCGCCGCCGCTCTTGACCATGCCCGGAAGCACCGCGTGATGCATGTTGAGCGGGCCGTAAAGATTGATGTCGATAACCTTTTTCCAAAGATCGGCATCGGTGTCGAGAAACATTCTGCTGACGTCCCAGCCGGCGTTGTTCACCAGCACATCAATCGGGCCGCCGGATTCGAACTCGGCCACCGCCGTGTCGACTTGACTACGGTCGGTGATATCTACCTTGAAGGCCTGCGCCTTCCCGCCAGCCTCGGTGATCAGTCGGACAGTTTCCTCCGCCCCATCCTTGTTCAGATCGAAAACGGCAACTTCGGCGCCCTCTTCGCCGAACCGTTCGCAAACTGCGCGGCCAATGCCGCTTCCACCGCCGGTCACAATGACCCGTTTTCCACTCAACCCTCGCATGGAGGTCCTCCTCTTCCGATAAACCTTTGTCAAGAACTTGATTCGGAACGTTCCTTGGATTATTCTAACATTTGTTAGATTTAATGCAATGGACAGTCTCGTGTCCCGCAAGTATCGAAATGAAATGGTACACAAGACTGCCCCCCCCAGGACACTGAGCGAAGACTTGAGCAAGTCTGAGAGGACACGTGAGGGTATCCTTTCGGCGGCTGCGCGACTTTTTCGGTATGAAGGCTATCACGCAACGACTATGCGCGACATCGCGCAGGAAGCTGGCATTGAGGCCGGCAGCATTTATTATCATTTTCAATCCAAGGACCAGATTCTGAGCGAAGTTCTCGATCTTGGCGTCCGTCAACTATATCAGGCGGTCAGTGAAATCGTTCGGTCGGCACCGACAAGTTCGGAGGATTTTCGCAAGACTTTCGGACTGCTGATTGAAACACACCTTGCCTACCTATTGACCGACAGCGACTTTACGTCAGCCAATATTCGGAACTATCCGATGTTGTCGGACGAAACACGCGCCCCGCATCGCGAATTGCGTGCATCATATGCGGGTGCCTGGGGCAAATTCCTGAATGACGCCAAACGCGCCGACCACCTTCGAAGCGACATATCCACTGCTGTGATCCGCCAGTTCATCCTGAGTGCCATGAACTGGACCGTAGAATGGTACGATGTCGACTCGTATCCGGTGCGCATACTCGCGGAACGAATGAGTAAGCTGATACTTGACGGAATGTGTCCACATCGCAAGGCGGATACCGAAGGCTTGAAGCTGTGCCCCGCCACTACCGCCAAAACCCCGGATCCCGACAGCAAGGCGGCTAAGACCCGTGCAGAAATTCTAAAGGCCGCAGCGCGCGTTCTGAGGGACAATGGCTACAAGGCGACCACGCTGAGAAAGATCGCGGAAGAAGCGGACATGAAAGCGGGCAGCGTCTATTACCATTTCAACTCCAAAGAAGCGATCGTTGACGAAGTTCTAAACGCCGGACTGAGGGACTTGCTATCAGGTGTCGAAGCCGCCGTTCGGAAATTCGATGCCCCGTACGATCATCACGCCAAGATAGCGACTGCAATCTGGGCGCACCTGGATTTCCTCTTCAAGGCAAGTGAATTCACCTCGGCGAATATCAGAAGCTATGGAATGCTCCCCAATCATTTCAGGGAGAGGCACAGGGGTATTCGCCATGAGTATGGAAAACTCTGGGATCGGATACTCCGTGAAGCTCAGGACGACGGTGCCATACGGTCGGATATCAAGATCGTCCCCTTGCGCCAAGTGATGTTGGGTGCCTTAAACTGGACGGTGGAATGGTTCGACCCGAACAAGGCAGGAGTGGAAGGATATCTATCACTGCCTGAATTCTCCAGCATGCTCATCAATCTGCTATTGGAAGGCATTTGTAACCGGGAAGCGACCCCGTCCACAGGACAAGGTAGCCCTGAAAGCGGTTGCCCCGGTCAGACCAGAAGGAAGTGATACAGCCCTTCGGCAACCGCCTTTTCCCGATCCGTCTGCCAGCTGAGCACGCTGACGCTTGCCATCCGCTTGCCTTTGCGCGTGACGTTAGCGCGCGCAAAAAGCGGTCCCTTCACACCGGGTCTGAGGTAATCGACGGTCAGGTTGATCGGCTTGGCCGGAACGTCGGCGAAATCGGGCTGTACCGCGATGGCGGCAGTGGCCTCCATAAAACTCGCGATTATGCCGCCATGGTAGTACTCCATGATCGGGTTACCGATATGGCGGTCATCAAAGGTCATTTCCGCCTCAGCATGGAGACTGTCTAGACTTCTGACCTCAAAGTTGAGAAATCGGAAGAACGGCACCCGGGATACATTGGCATTGACAGTTTGCACGTCCATCACGAGGTTTTTCCTTTTGTCATTGCGTCAAACAGGCTGGTTTCGCCGCGCGTCAATGCAAACGAGGCGGTTCCCCTAGCTATTTCAGCATCCTCATGGCCCGCGAACCAGACGCTGCCGGAATTGAAGGCGATGTGGCGGGTCTTGCGAAAACAATGCGCTTGAACGATGACATCCGCGCGCGAACGGGCCGGGCGCAGGTAATCAACTCTGAGGTCAAGAGTGGCCATGGTACTGACGCCTTCGATGGCAACAAAGTTCGCCAGTCCAAAGACACTGTCCAGAAGTGCCGTCAGGATACCACCGTGGAGCAGCGATTGTTCCGCATCGACGCAAAAGTCCGGATTGAACGGCATCCGAACCCGAACACCTTCCGTCGAGACCTCTTCGATCTCAAGCGCCATATGCGTTATCAGACCCTTGCCGCGCGCATTCCACATCTGCGCGATTTGCTCCATCTTCTTTTGGGTGATGTCTGACATGCGATCTTTCCTTTAACGCCCCGTGAAATTGGGTTTTCGTTTTTCGACGAACGCAGCAACCGCCTCGTGGTGGTCTTCGGTCTGATGCATGAGCGCCTGATAGGCCGCCGCGGAATTCAGGAAATCCGGCAGGTCCATCCGTTCGGCATTGCGCATCAGACGCTTGGCGACCCGCACCGCGCGCGGCGGTTTCGCGGCGATGACAGCGGCCCGTTCACGGGCCCGTTCCATCAATTTTTCATGAGGCACAAGTTCAAGCACCATACCAAGCTCCAGCGCTTCCTTGGCCTCGACCATGCGCCCCGAGAAGGTCAGATCGGCGGCCTTCTGGTGGCCCAGACGACGCAACAGGAACCAGCTGCCCGCATCGCCCGGAATGATTCCGAGATTCAGAAACACCTCGCCGAACCTTGCTTTTTCTGACGCGATGCGCATGTCGCACATCATGGTCAGGTCGCACCCCGCGCCCACCGCCGGGCCGTTGACTGCGGCGATCGTCGGAATATCCATGTTGTAGAGCGCAAGCGGCAGCCGCTGCACCCCATCAACATAACTCTGCGCCGCCGCCAGCGGCTCCTTGCGGAACACGCTGTCGGGATCGTTCATCTCCTTGATGTCCCCGCCTGCACAAAAGGCCGGGTCGGCCCCGGTCAGGATCATCACGCTGACCTGAGGATCGGCCTGCACCTTGGCGAAGGTCTCCAGAAGGGCAGCGATCATGTCGTTGCCGGTGACCGGGTTGCGCCGCTCGGGGTCGTTCAGCGTAACCGTAGCGATCCTGTCGGAAATCTCCAGAAGGACGGGCTGTTTATTCATTCTTGCCATCTCCCCGTTCGCGTTTCTCGAACATCGCGGGGTTGATCATGTCCCGCGCGTCATGACCCATATGCAAGGTTTCACCGCCGTCTACATAAATGTCTTCTCCGGTGATGAAACCGCCAAGTTTCGAGGCCAGGAAAATGATCGTGCCTGCGATGTCCTCGGCCGCCCCCATCCGGTTTAGCACCGAGCGGTTCAGCTTTTTCCACTGTTCCGGCGGAATCGGATAGCGGCCAAGCGCATCGGTCTTGATCGTGCCCGGCGCGACACAGTTCAGCCGGATGCCGTACTCGCCCCATTCGGCGGCCAGCGTTTTCATCATGCCCGTCACACCGGCGCGGGCGGCGACGGTGTGTGTAAAGCCGGTAAGCGCGGTGCGCGCAGAGATGGCGGTGACAAACACAACCGATCCACCATTGTCGTACATGAAGTGATCCGCCGCTGCCCGGGTCATCTGCCAAGATCCGATCAGGTTGTTGCGGATCACGGCTTCGAAGCCCTTGTTGGTGATATCGCGGGCGGCCGCGATATACTGGCCGCCGGCATTGTTCACCAAAACATCCAACTGCCCATAGTGGTCCTTGATCCGCCCCATCGCAGCTTCGATACTGTCTTCGTCGCGGGTGTCTCCGGGCACGACAAAGGCCTCGCCCCCCGCCGCCCGGATCATTTCGGCGGTCTCTTCCAGCGGCTCTTCGCGGCGCGCGAACAGCGCAAGCCTTGCCCCGCAAGCGGCCATTTCGATCGCCGTCGCCCGGCCCATTCCAGATCCGGACCCCGTGACCAGGGCAACTTGACCCGCCATGAGATCCGACGCGTAACGCCTTGATTTCGCTTCGCTCATGTTCCGCCCCTAGTTCTTCAGCAATTCGCCAGAGATGATGAGTTTGCGAACCTCCTGGGTGCCTGCGCCGACCTCAAGCACGCGACCGGTCCGGTATAGCCGGTTCACTTCTGTATCACGCATGTAACCCGAGCCGCCGTGAATCTGGACAGCTTTGTCCAGCACGAAGGATGTCGCCTCAGCGGCCTTGTAGATCGCCGCAGCGGTGAGCTTGTGTATTTCGCCGCGCCCGCCTTCGCCCTCTTCGAGGCCTTCACACATGGCAGCGGTGCGCAAGGACAGGCTCCGCGCGGCCTCGATCTGCGTATACATGTCGGCCAGCATCGCCTGAACCATCTGAAAACTGGCGATCGGTTTGCCGAATTGCTGGCGTGTCTTGGCGTAATCGATGGAAATATCCAGCGCCCGCTGCGCAATGCCCAGAGCGTTGAAACAGACGATGGCACGTTCCAGATCAAGTCCGGACATGGTAACGGCAACCCCGCCATCCAGCTTGCCGACCATGTTTCTGGCCGGAACACGGCAATCTTCGAATACCAGTTCGCCCGTCGGCGAGCCCCGGAATCCCATCTTGTTCAGCTTCTGCGCCACCTTGAAACCGGGCGTGTCGGTTTCCACGATAAAGGCGGAAATGCCCTTGGCCCCTTTTTCGGGCGATGTCTTGGCATAGACCAGCACCAGATCGGCAATCGGCCCATTGGTGATGTAGATCTTGGCGCCGTTCAGGATGTAGTCGTCGCCATCCTTTTTGGCCGTGGTCCGCATCGAGCCAAGCGCATCAGACCCCGCGCCGGGTTCGGTCAGACCCAGGGCACCCACCAGCGTGCCGTCGCACAGACCTGGCAGGTATTTTCGGCGCAACTCGTCATTGGCGTTGCGATAGATATTATTGACGCAGAGGTTGTCGTGCGCCACATGGGTCAGTCCGATGGCCGCCGAGGCGCGCGACATTTCCTCGGTGATGATACAGGCCGAGGTAAAATCGAGCCCGGCACCGCCGAATTCCGTCGGCACGTTCAGTCCCAGGTAGCCCATTTCGCCCAGCTTGGGGAAAACCGAAGACGGCAGGTCATCAGTATCGTCCATTTCCGCATTCAGATGGTGGAATTCGGACATGAAGAACTTGCCGGCCTGATCGGCCAGGGCCTGCTGTTCGTCCGTCATGAAATGTGTTGGCAGAGCGGTGTCGTTGCGCAGTTGCTTGTTCATTGTCTCGTCCCCCTCAGGCGCGCAAAAGTTCTTCGGCAATGATGATCTTGCGGACTTCGCTTGTTCCCGCGCCGATCTCCAACAATTTGTTGGCGCGGAACAGCCGGTTGATCTCGGTGTCCTGCATGTAGCCAGAGCCACCATGAATATGACAGGCTTCGGTCACCGCCTTGTTGAATGCCTCGCCTGCGTAAAGACAGGCCGCCGCGGTCAGTTTGTGGATTTCGCCACGGCCCCCGGCCCCTTTTGGTAGGCCCGTACAGGCGGCCAGTGCCCGATAACCGAATGCGCGCGCGGTTTCGACCTCGGTGTAGATCTCGGCCAGTTTCGACTGCATCATCTGGAAACTTGCAATCGGTTTGCCGAATTGTTCGCGAATCTTGGCGTATTCCAGCCCTAGTTCCAGGGCGCGTTCGGCCATGCCAACGCAGACTGAGGCAACCATAGCACGCTCCAGATCCAACCCGCTCATTACCACCGAAACGCCGGTGTTTTCCGGTCCAACCATGGCGGATGCGGGTACGCGGCAATCCTCAAACACCAGTTCTCCGGTTGGCGAGCCGCGAAAGCCCATCTTGTCAAGCTTTTGCGCCACCTTGAAACCGGGATTGTCCGTCTCGATGATGAAAGCAGAAATGCCCTTGGCGCCCTTCGACTTGTCGGTTTTGGCATAAAGCAGGATCACATCGGCAATGGGGCCGTTGGTGATGTAAATCTTCGAGCCGTTGATGACATAATCATCACCGTCGCGGCGGGCAGTTGTGGCCATGGATCCGAGCGCATCGGATCCCGCACCCGGTTCGGTCAGGCCCAAAGCACCAACCAGCTCGCCCGAGCAAAGGCCCGGCACGTATTTCTTCACATGCTCTTCGGATCCATTGCGCAGCAGGTTATTCAGGCACAGGTTGTCATGCGCCCCGTGTGAGAGGCCCACAGCCGGATTCCACTTCGAAATCACCTCGGACACCAGCGCCTGGGTGAACTCGTTCTGTCCCGATCCGCCAAGCTCTTCGGGTGCGGTAATCCCCAGCAGGCCCAGCTCGCCCATCTGCTTGAACAGATCATCGGGCCACCATTCCTCGTCATCCATACGCGCTTGCAGTGGGTGTAGCACCTCGCGCGACACCCGATCCACGTGATCGACGATCTGCCGTTGCTCATCAGTCAAAGAATAGTTCGCCCTGATGGCTTCCAGATCAGCCGAGATGGCCTCACTTTGAGTGGTCATATCATCCTCCCGAAAAATGTCGTCCGCCGTGTTGACCAAAATCAAACATATGTTAGAAAATAGATCAAGCCAAGCTTTTGACGACCTGACGTAAGAAAGCGCGGTGTCCTGCAATACAGAGGGGGGGGGAGCTTCGGAAATGACTGAGAGCGTTGTTCAATCGCAGGCGCTCGGCAAAGAAGTGCGTATCACGATTCGACGTCCTGACAATCGAAATGCCCTCAACCGTGAGGTCGCAGACGGGATCATGGCCGCCATATGTGCTGCCGAGAGGGACAGCGATTGCCGCGTGATCGTTCTGACCGGCGAGGGCGAGCGCGCCTTCTGTGCCGGGGGCGACATCAAGGCGGGGGCGGATGGCGGCCCGTTTGTTCAGGATCCGGCGGACCCGGATCATTTTGCCGGAAGGTTGTTCGAGACGATACAGGCGTGCCGAAAGCCAACGATCGCGCGCATCAATGGCGTCGCTATGGGGGCAGGAGCGGGCATCATCTGTGCCTGCGATCTGGCTGTGATGGCGGATCATGCTCGCATCGGAACGCCGGAAGTGAAGGTGGGTCTGTTTCCCATGACGATCGTGCCACCCATGATGCGCGTGCTGCCCCGGCGGAGGCTGATGGAGATGTTCATCACCGGCGTTCCTCTGACGGCCGAGGAAGCCCTGCAGTTCAATCTGGTCAACTATGTGACCGATGCCGCGGGGCTGGACGACAAGGTTGCAGAACTGGTTGCCCAGATCGCCGCGCAGTCGCCGAGCGCGATCCGGCTGGGAAAATACGCCTGTCACGCGATGGAGGACATGACCTATCCGCAGCAGATGCGGTTTGCAGAAACACTGTTACCGCGTGTGGCGCAGACCGAAGACGCGCGCGAAGGCTTTGATGCCTTTATTGAGAAGCGCAAACCCGAATGGACGGGCCGCTGATCAAACGGGGAGGAGAGGAATATGTCGGAACGAAAGCTGCGCATCGGATGCGCGTCGGGTTTCTGGGGCGATACGCCGGAAGCGATCGGTCAACTGGTCTCAAAGGGCGAGATCGACTATCTGGTGTTTGACTATCTGGCAGAGGTGACAATGTCGCTGATGGCGCGGGCCCGCGCCAAAGCGCCCGAGTCGGGCTATGCGCCGGACTTCGTCAAGGCGCTGGCACCCTGGTTGTCGGATATCAAGGCAAAAGGGATCAAGGTCGTTGCCAATGCAGGGGGCGTGAACCCGCGTGGCTGCAGCGATGCGCTTGCCAAAGCCGCCGCCCAGGCCGGGATCGATCTGTCCGTCGGAGTCGTGCTAGGCGATGACCTGTTGCCCAGGGCCGATGAAATTCGCAAAAACGGTCAGACGGAAATGTTCTCGGGTGTCGCATTTCCAGATGATATCTGGAGCATGAATGCCTATCTGGGTGCCCGCCCCATCGCTGCCGCGCTGGATGCCGGGGCCGACATCGTGATCACCGGACGCTGCGCCGACAGCGCGGTCGCGCTTGGTCCCCTGATGCATGAATACGGTTGGGGCGACGATGACTGGGACAAGCTCAGCCAGGGATCGCTGGCCGGCCACCTGATCGAATGCGGCCCCCAGGGAACCGGCGGCAACTTCACCGACTGGCAGGACGTGCCGGGTTGGGACAATATGGGCATGCCCATCGTCGAGGTGTCCGAAGACGGCAGTTTCATCATGACCAAGACGCCTGACACCGGCGGGCTGGTCGTGCCCGGGTCAGTCGGAGAGCAGATGCTCTATGAAATCGGGGACCCGCGCGCCTACCTGTTGCCCGACGTGATCTGCGACTGGTCCGGGGTCACCCTGGAACAGGTCGGACCCGACCGGGTGCTGGTCAAGGGCGGCAGGGGGCTTGGGCGCACCGACAGCTACAAGGTGTCGGCGACCCATGCCGATGGCTGGCGCGCGGTCTCTACCCTGACACTGGCCGCGATTGACGCACCCGCCAAGGCCGAACGTGTGGCCGAGGCGATCCTGACCCGCTGTCGCCGGATTTTCCGCGACCGCAACATGGGAGATTT from Sulfitobacter sp. THAF37 includes the following:
- a CDS encoding enoyl-CoA hydratase-related protein; its protein translation is MTESVVQSQALGKEVRITIRRPDNRNALNREVADGIMAAICAAERDSDCRVIVLTGEGERAFCAGGDIKAGADGGPFVQDPADPDHFAGRLFETIQACRKPTIARINGVAMGAGAGIICACDLAVMADHARIGTPEVKVGLFPMTIVPPMMRVLPRRRLMEMFITGVPLTAEEALQFNLVNYVTDAAGLDDKVAELVAQIAAQSPSAIRLGKYACHAMEDMTYPQQMRFAETLLPRVAQTEDAREGFDAFIEKRKPEWTGR
- a CDS encoding acyclic terpene utilization AtuA family protein, whose amino-acid sequence is MSERKLRIGCASGFWGDTPEAIGQLVSKGEIDYLVFDYLAEVTMSLMARARAKAPESGYAPDFVKALAPWLSDIKAKGIKVVANAGGVNPRGCSDALAKAAAQAGIDLSVGVVLGDDLLPRADEIRKNGQTEMFSGVAFPDDIWSMNAYLGARPIAAALDAGADIVITGRCADSAVALGPLMHEYGWGDDDWDKLSQGSLAGHLIECGPQGTGGNFTDWQDVPGWDNMGMPIVEVSEDGSFIMTKTPDTGGLVVPGSVGEQMLYEIGDPRAYLLPDVICDWSGVTLEQVGPDRVLVKGGRGLGRTDSYKVSATHADGWRAVSTLTLAAIDAPAKAERVAEAILTRCRRIFRDRNMGDFRQVSVEVLGAEAAYGANARARTREVVLKIGAVHDDRAALNIFAGEIAPMAISTAQGLTGFFAGRPKVQPVVRLFSFLQSKAETPVAVEVDGKDVPVSVATTPVHLDPPAAPPADSREPGPDVVKVRLVDLAWGRSGDKGDIANIGILARKPDYLPYIRSALSEEVVKDYFAHVCDGRVERFDLPGSHSLNFLLHESLGGGGIASVRIDPQGKGFAQMLLDIEIPVPADLAARDGLNAAARN